The following proteins come from a genomic window of Galactobacillus timonensis:
- a CDS encoding LysR family transcriptional regulator, which produces MDNRYQIFLQVIQSHSFTKAAEALGYSQSAISQAIRSLEEETGTTLLLRGKNGITLTRDGEDYLPYFQAVVTAEKALEEKKKEMAGFSRAIIRIGTFTSVSRNLLPPLMHDFEQIYPAVRFELRQGEYDSIASDIRSGRLDFGFVVPEFVSGIATEAIYSDTMMAVLPLSSPLANRSSVSLAQLEQLPYILLDEGEHSVALRAFETHHLHPDIRYKITDDYSILTMVQKDMGYSILFRLTLAGYSKGVAVVPIEEPFERTIAMGWRSYEALPLAAKTFISFIRKQAPAILQQLER; this is translated from the coding sequence ATGGATAACCGCTATCAGATCTTTCTTCAGGTGATACAAAGCCATTCGTTTACGAAAGCTGCGGAAGCTCTCGGCTATTCGCAGTCCGCCATTTCGCAGGCCATCCGTTCACTGGAAGAGGAAACGGGTACCACCCTTCTTCTGCGGGGAAAAAACGGGATCACGCTGACCAGGGACGGGGAAGACTATCTTCCCTATTTTCAGGCCGTCGTTACAGCCGAGAAAGCGCTGGAAGAAAAGAAGAAGGAAATGGCGGGATTCAGCCGTGCCATCATCCGTATCGGCACCTTTACCAGTGTGAGCCGTAATCTTCTTCCTCCCCTGATGCATGACTTTGAGCAGATTTATCCTGCGGTGCGTTTTGAGCTGCGCCAGGGGGAATATGATTCCATCGCGTCAGATATTCGCAGCGGGCGGCTGGATTTTGGCTTCGTGGTCCCGGAGTTTGTAAGCGGCATTGCGACGGAAGCGATCTACAGTGACACGATGATGGCAGTGCTGCCGCTGTCTTCACCGCTTGCGAATCGTTCTTCCGTTTCCCTGGCGCAGCTGGAACAGCTGCCCTATATTCTTCTCGATGAGGGAGAGCACAGTGTCGCTCTGCGGGCGTTTGAAACCCATCATCTTCATCCCGATATCCGCTACAAGATTACAGATGACTACTCCATTCTGACAATGGTACAGAAAGATATGGGATATTCTATTCTGTTTCGTCTGACCCTTGCCGGTTACTCGAAGGGAGTTGCAGTTGTGCCGATTGAGGAACCGTTTGAGCGTACCATCGCCATGGGCTGGCGCAGTTATGAAGCTTTGCCTTTGGCGGCGAAGACCTTTATTTCGTTTATCAGGAAACAGGCTCCAGCGATTCTGCAGCAGCTGGAGCGCTGA
- a CDS encoding AzlC family ABC transporter permease: MTTAAADIKLTNHSDNRIEFARGIKDGIPIMTGYFAVSFALGIAMRNAGLTPGEGLMMSVLNTASAGEYAGITMIASNASLFETALMTLIVNARYFLMSCALSQKLSEHTFFGHRLGISFVITDELFAIAASRKGHLNPFYYYGAALVAIPGWAAGTVLGVIAGSALPSILVSSLSVALYGMFLAVIIPPCKGDRILRRIVVCSFVLSYLASVLPGISSISSGTQIIVLTVAIAAFAAWKYPIPEEQQ, translated from the coding sequence ATGACAACAGCAGCTGCCGACATCAAACTGACGAATCACTCCGATAACCGCATCGAATTTGCCCGGGGAATCAAGGATGGTATCCCCATCATGACAGGTTACTTCGCCGTCTCCTTTGCACTGGGTATTGCCATGCGCAATGCCGGTCTCACACCGGGTGAAGGCCTGATGATGAGTGTATTGAACACGGCTTCGGCAGGCGAATATGCCGGTATCACGATGATTGCTTCCAATGCCTCTCTGTTTGAGACGGCGCTGATGACGCTGATCGTCAATGCGCGCTACTTCCTGATGAGCTGCGCATTGTCCCAGAAATTATCGGAGCATACGTTTTTCGGCCATCGTCTTGGCATCAGCTTTGTGATTACGGATGAACTGTTTGCCATTGCGGCTTCCCGAAAGGGACACCTCAATCCCTTCTATTACTATGGCGCCGCCCTTGTCGCGATCCCAGGATGGGCGGCAGGTACGGTGCTTGGCGTCATTGCCGGATCTGCGCTGCCATCCATCCTAGTCAGCAGCCTGAGCGTGGCGCTCTACGGCATGTTCCTGGCGGTCATCATTCCGCCCTGCAAAGGAGATCGTATCCTGCGGCGGATCGTTGTCTGCAGCTTCGTGCTTTCGTATCTTGCAAGTGTTCTGCCGGGCATCTCTTCGATCAGCTCCGGTACGCAGATCATCGTGCTGACGGTTGCGATTGCGGCCTTTGCGGCCTGGAAATATCCGATTCCGGAGGAACAGCAATGA
- a CDS encoding AzlD domain-containing protein produces MKSVWTYIIVMAAVTYTIRALPMTLLRRPIKSRFIRSFLYYVPYVTLAVMTFPAIISSSGNMWAGLAAFAVGLFLSWRNAGLFATAAGCCAAVLVAGLW; encoded by the coding sequence ATGAAAAGTGTCTGGACCTATATCATTGTGATGGCGGCGGTGACGTATACGATTCGCGCTCTGCCGATGACGCTGCTGCGCAGACCGATCAAGAGCCGCTTCATTCGTTCGTTTCTTTATTATGTTCCTTATGTGACGCTGGCGGTAATGACGTTTCCGGCAATTATCAGCTCTTCCGGCAATATGTGGGCAGGACTTGCGGCATTTGCGGTAGGGCTGTTTCTGAGCTGGCGCAATGCAGGATTGTTTGCGACGGCGGCCGGCTGCTGCGCCGCTGTGCTGGTCGCCGGACTTTGGTAA
- a CDS encoding D-alanyl-D-alanine carboxypeptidase family protein → MRRLLRFLLAAAVAMICGGFVPVQAEGSETEASFSAYTDPDVPSAQSEYVYLMDADSGQVLVNKNGDEKMFPASLTKIMTEILAIENLPDLDAQVTITSQMLSGLAEANASVAGFSAGDQPTVRDLLYGCALPSGADAVNALCYTVAGSVSDFVAMMNEKAAELGMNATHFVNATGLHDENHYSSARDIAILFSYCLKNDVFQQLISTPSYTTTTGLTLTSTVWGSASSFGLDAVGFEGGKTGWTPQAGRCLASSARIGDMHLVLVSGQAEGSGNFADASLLYSWFQDHYEKKTLLSAGQEAGRVEVLDSFDGSEIVLTNVSDVVMDLPKDAVIDTQLSLPETNAVYAPVAAGDTLGTLSVTVNGQTVYETDLVSDVSLSRSTLAYILRRVRENPVAAGGAAACVVMIAALMPRRR, encoded by the coding sequence ATGAGAAGGCTGTTGCGTTTCCTGCTGGCTGCGGCAGTGGCTATGATATGCGGCGGATTTGTTCCGGTGCAGGCGGAGGGCTCAGAAACGGAGGCCTCCTTTTCTGCGTATACGGATCCGGATGTGCCCTCGGCGCAGTCGGAATATGTGTATCTGATGGATGCGGACAGCGGGCAGGTGCTTGTCAATAAGAACGGGGATGAGAAGATGTTCCCGGCGAGCCTGACCAAGATCATGACGGAGATCCTTGCGATCGAGAATCTGCCGGATCTGGATGCTCAGGTAACGATCACTTCCCAGATGCTTTCCGGACTGGCGGAAGCCAACGCTTCGGTTGCCGGTTTTTCTGCCGGCGATCAGCCGACGGTGCGTGACCTTCTGTATGGATGTGCACTGCCCAGTGGAGCGGACGCCGTCAATGCGCTTTGTTATACCGTTGCCGGATCGGTTTCTGATTTTGTGGCGATGATGAACGAAAAGGCCGCTGAACTTGGCATGAATGCGACGCACTTTGTCAATGCGACCGGGCTTCACGATGAGAATCACTACAGCAGTGCCCGTGATATTGCCATCCTGTTTTCCTACTGTCTGAAGAATGATGTGTTTCAGCAGCTGATTTCGACGCCGTCCTATACGACAACGACGGGCCTGACATTGACTAGTACGGTCTGGGGCAGTGCATCTTCCTTCGGTCTGGATGCGGTTGGCTTTGAAGGTGGAAAGACCGGATGGACGCCGCAGGCTGGCCGCTGCCTGGCAAGTTCTGCTCGCATCGGAGACATGCACCTGGTTCTGGTGAGCGGGCAGGCAGAAGGATCCGGAAATTTTGCGGACGCTTCGCTTCTTTACAGCTGGTTTCAGGACCATTATGAAAAGAAGACGCTTCTGAGCGCGGGACAGGAAGCCGGCCGCGTGGAGGTGCTGGATTCGTTCGATGGTTCTGAAATTGTTTTGACGAACGTGTCTGATGTTGTGATGGATCTGCCGAAGGATGCAGTGATTGATACGCAGCTTTCTCTGCCGGAAACCAATGCAGTCTATGCGCCGGTAGCAGCCGGGGATACTTTGGGTACCCTGAGCGTTACGGTCAATGGACAGACAGTATATGAGACGGATCTTGTGTCGGATGTATCCTTGTCGCGCAGTACGCTTGCCTATATTCTGCGGCGGGTACGTGAAAATCCGGTGGCGGCCGGTGGTGCTGCGGCATGCGTTGTGATGATCGCGGCTTTGATGCCTCGTCGGCGTTGA